A DNA window from Paramormyrops kingsleyae isolate MSU_618 chromosome 10, PKINGS_0.4, whole genome shotgun sequence contains the following coding sequences:
- the fam193b gene encoding protein FAM193B — protein MARKKSKQQGAGNKEPVTGEQGSAKNPVSPSDAAGAGGGDAGLERLPRANQTPPLSSSQPMHTCCLICHREFKDWGAGPTGGLPGPGARLADAVPALSQALLREAPGRKLADAVPSLSQSLLGEVPLWICHSCRKSVEEEERQAAQELPVSQSHSSSYKSQSCGNGYPEQGSGEWDPSSFLSASKLSGLWNSPHSNGAPLCNHSATSHPQGGTIGPTCHEKRASHEAPGKSAKSAGPKVCPYSHPASQISSVTSPGSPISASSDLCKTTPKHFKTMCRRPTPPGEAFHSSDHHQHPDLAVPPNSPTGLSSHHPSLLPPKAASGQQTHAPPPGSTLAAHAPFTPLVPNLHVPVSKLSVGPDSPSSLLKPGVCKNSHIPAVNSQHTKLGASLSGCSHPCNGHSNAAVSSSNAGHLSAAACRDQACKGHKLPNGTACHPACEVEEVEDEDSSSERSSCASSSTNQKDGKYCDCCYCEFFGHNAPPAAPTSRNFTEIRERLRSQLTRRKEELPQRHDSDAVAPSAIDHRDVDELLDFINSTEPKPVNSAKAAKRARHKQKKKEKEKAQQGTAEASCNAPHTSLPEPLEDTPTASDNEAGRLLDWPQLELERVNSFLTSRLEEIKNTIKDSIRASFSMYDLNLDVNDFPKKAATLEGNHLLSHVNGSSDLQQIDLDLSPLTLGGCKSHLFNGWEDAAPNSQDVQRLHATPNLSKLIRVRSPERCQLASSTPASQVVAPTSNTRDEASDPKCSTGSNGKVKKGKKQQQEQCLPEQQNTKVLKAALANELHKNKETQTKASGLGTSSKLGSKQAFQSQPSSVEMHRVLGKRSEESKVPAQNSGGASSTAVSRPSEKSDVEMRGSKQHRMDQESEGKGPSVTAMGFQQPKGKGRKNKNKTDKSGSSIDDVFLPKDLDPTEMDEIDREVEYFKRFCLDSAKQTRPKVAVNWSNFSLKKVPSSTAP, from the exons ATGGCCAGGAAGAAGAGCAAGCAGCAAGGTGCGGGGAATAAGGAGCCGGTGACAGGAGAGCAGGGCTCCGCGAAGAACCCCGTCTCTCCCAGCGATGCAGCTGGCGCTGGCGGCGGAGATGCGGGGCTGGAACGGCTGCCCAGGGCGAACCAG ACGCCGCCTCTCTCCAGCAGTCAGCCCATGCACACTTGCTGTCTAATCTGCCACCGCGAGTTCAAGGACTGGGGGGCGGGCCCCACCGGCGGGCTCCcgggccccggggcccggcTGGCCGACGCGGTCCCGGCGCTCTCTCAGGCCCTGCTGCGCGAGGCGCCGGGCCGGAAGCTGGCCGACGCCGTGCCTTCGCTGTCGCAGTCGCTGCTGGGCGAGGTGCCGCTCTGGATCTGCCACAGCTGCCGCAAGAgcgtggaggaggaagagcgtCAGGCTGCCCAGGAGCTGCCG GTCTCTCAGTCCCACTCGTCTTCCTACAAATCACAGAGCTGTGGCAATGGCTACCCAGAGCAGGGCTCGGGGGAGTGGGACCCCAGCTCCTTCCTGTCCGCCAGCAAGCTCTCCGGCCTTTGGAACTCGCCACACAGCAACGGGGCGCCGCTCTGCAACCACAGTGCCACTTCTCACCCGCAAG GTGGAACGATTGGACCAacctgccatgaaaaaagagcCTCTCACGAGGCACCTGGGAAGTCAGCCAAGTCGGCAGGGCCCAAGGTCTGCCCCTACAGTCACCCAGCGTCCCAGATTTCCTCTGTGACGTCTCCCGGGTCCCCAATCTCTGCTTCCTCTGACCTTTGCAagaccacccccaagcacttcAAGACAATGTGCCGCCGACCGACCCCTCCAG GCGAAGCCTTTCACTCCAGTGATCACCATCAGCACCCAGACCTAGCAGTGCCACCGAACAGTCCCACAGGCCTGTCCTCCCACCATCCATCTCTCCTCCCGCCCAAAGCGGCCTCTGGCCAGCAGACGCACGCCCCCCCGCCCGGCTCCACTTTGGCCGCACACGCCCCTTTCACGCCCCTGGTACCAAACCTCCACGTGCCGGTGTCTAAGCTGTCGGTGGGTCCGGACAGCCCCTCTTCCTTGCTGAAGCCCGGCGTGTGCAAGAACTCCCACATTCCTGCTGTCAACAGCCAACACACTAAGCTTGGTGCTTCCCTCTCTGGGTGCAGCCACCCGTGCAACGGCCACAGCAATGCAGCTGTCAGCTCTTCGAATGCGGGACACTTGTCTGCTGCAGCCTGCAG GGACCAGGCGTGTAAAGGGCACAAGCTGCCGAATGGGACGGCATGTCACCCTGCTTGCGAAGTGGAAGAGGTGGAGGACGAGGACAGCAGCTCTGAGAGGAGCTCATGTGCCTCATCATCCACCAACCAGAAGGATGGGAAGTACTGCGACTGCTGCTACTGCGAGTTCTTTGGTCACAACGCG CCCCCGGCGGCGCCGACAAGCCGGAACTTCACGGAAATCCGGGAGAGGCTCCGATCCCAGCTGACGCGGCGTAAGGAGGAGCTGCCCCAGCGGCACGACTCCGACGCCGTCGCGCCCAGCGCCATCGACCATCGCGACGTAGACGAGTTACTCGACTTCATCAACAGCACGGAGCCCAAGCCTGTCAACAGCGCCAAGGCAGCCAAGCGTGCACGCCACAAACAGAAGAAGAAG GAGAAGGAAAAGGCCCAACAGGGCACTGCAGAGGCTTCTTGTAACGCCCCCCACACATCCCTGCCGGAGCCCCTCGAGGACACCCCCACCGCCTCAGATAATGAGGCGGGTCGCTTACTCGATTGGCCACAGCTGGAACTGGAACGAGTCAACAGCTTCCTCACCAGCCGTCTGGAGGAGATCAAGAACACCATAAAGGACTCAATCCGCGCCTCCTTCAGTATGTACGACCTCAATCTGGACGTCAATGACTTCCCCAAGAAGGCAGCCACTTTGGAGGGCAACCACCTGCTGTCCCACGTCAATGGGTCCTCGGATCTGCAACAGATCGACCTGGACCTGTCTCCTCTCACGCTGGGTGGCTGCAAAAGCCATTTATTCAATGGGTGGGAGGACGCTGCCCCCAACAGTCAGGACGTCCAGCGGTTGCACGCCACGCCAAACCTCTCGAAGCTCATTCGTGTGCGTTCCCCCGAGCGCTGCCAGCTCGCCAGCTCCACTCCCGCCTCTCAGGTCGTGGCCCCAACGTCCAATACACGGGACGAGGCTTCAGACCCTAAATGCTCAACAGGCTCCAACGGAAAAGTGAAGAAGGGCaagaagcagcagcaggaaCAGTGTCTGCCAGAGCAACAGAACACTAAGGTCCTCAAAGCTGCCCTTGCGAATGAACTGCATAAAAACAAGGAGACTCAGACCAAGGCCTCAGGTTTGGGGACCAGCTCCAAACTGGGTTCCAAACAGGCCTTTCAGTCCCAACCTTCTTCTGTGGAGATGCACAGAGTTTTGGgaaagaggtcagaggagagTAAGGTACCCGCACAGAACTCTGGTGGAGCCTCTAGCACGGCAGTCTCTAGACCGTCGGAGAAGAGTGACGTAGAGATGCGAGGCTCCAAGCAGCACAGAATGGATCAAGAATCAGAGGGGAAAGGTCCTTCTGTCACAGCAATGGGATTCCAGCAACCCAAAGGAAAGGGCAGGAAGAACAAAAATAAGACTGACAAGTCCGGCAGCTCCATAG ATGATGTGTTTCTCCCCAAAGACCTGGACCCCACAGAGATGGATGAGATTGACAGAGAGGTTGAATACTTTAAGAG ATTTTGCCTGGATTCCGCAAAACAGACCCGCCCGAAGGTGGCTGTGAACTGGTCCAACTTTAGTCTCAAAAAGGTTCCTTCAAGCACGGCTCCTTAA